One segment of Luteitalea sp. DNA contains the following:
- a CDS encoding bifunctional transaldolase/phosoglucose isomerase, which yields MLNAQDWQLPTSLAAAVQEELERWVTDEKIARLWARDASLWTGGDEARWLGWLGAIEHQRGQIDAHTALAAAFRDEQVTDLLLLGMGGSSLGPEVIGRVLGASVGWPRLHVLDSTDPSQVRSVEARVDLAMSTVIVASKSGTTLEPNIFHRYFFGRIQERLGAHRAGRRFVAITDPGSQLEDVARRDGFRATIHGDPSIGGRYSVLSPFGIVPAALIGVDVAELLKRAGAMADACRNGGTTNPGLRLGVVLGIAALQGRDKLTIVASPTVAPLGAWLEQLIAESTGKNGRGIIPVDLEQLGSPDEYGDDRVFVYVRFRPAPDSQQDQRIDALMQRGQPVVRIDIAEPYDLAQEFFRWEVATAVAGAVVGINPFDQPDVEASKVETRALTDAFDATGKLPAERPLCDDGLLQVFTDGANASALAVGQGGGVRDWLRAHLSQLRPDDYFALLAYLQMSDGNIDELQAIRHAVRQRFRVATCLGFGPRFLHSTGQAYKGGPNSGVFLQVTCDEAGDLPVPGRRYTFGVVKAAQARGDFDVLAARGRRALRVHLPADVPRGLRALGEMIRAALE from the coding sequence ATGTTGAACGCGCAAGATTGGCAGCTCCCGACCTCGCTGGCGGCGGCAGTGCAGGAGGAGCTGGAACGTTGGGTGACCGACGAGAAGATCGCGCGTTTGTGGGCGCGCGACGCCAGCCTGTGGACCGGCGGCGACGAAGCACGTTGGTTGGGTTGGCTCGGCGCCATCGAGCATCAGCGCGGCCAGATTGACGCGCACACCGCGCTCGCCGCCGCCTTTCGTGACGAGCAAGTGACGGACCTGCTGCTGCTCGGTATGGGTGGCTCCAGCCTCGGGCCGGAGGTCATCGGCCGCGTCCTTGGAGCATCAGTGGGGTGGCCGCGCTTGCACGTGCTCGACTCTACCGATCCAAGTCAAGTCCGCAGTGTGGAGGCGCGTGTCGACCTGGCAATGAGCACAGTGATTGTCGCCAGCAAGTCTGGCACGACGCTCGAGCCGAACATCTTCCACCGCTACTTCTTTGGGCGGATACAGGAGCGGCTTGGCGCTCATCGAGCCGGTCGTCGCTTCGTGGCGATTACGGATCCAGGCTCGCAACTCGAAGACGTGGCTCGGCGCGACGGCTTCCGTGCCACGATACACGGTGATCCCTCGATCGGCGGCCGCTACTCCGTGCTGTCGCCGTTTGGGATCGTGCCTGCCGCCCTGATCGGCGTCGATGTAGCGGAGCTCCTGAAGCGTGCCGGTGCCATGGCGGATGCGTGCCGAAACGGCGGGACGACCAACCCCGGGCTCCGCCTCGGTGTCGTGCTGGGAATTGCTGCGCTGCAGGGCCGCGACAAGCTCACCATTGTCGCGTCGCCCACTGTCGCGCCGCTGGGAGCGTGGCTCGAGCAGTTGATCGCAGAATCGACAGGGAAGAACGGTCGTGGAATCATCCCGGTGGACCTCGAGCAGCTCGGATCGCCGGATGAGTACGGTGACGATCGAGTGTTCGTCTATGTCAGGTTTCGGCCGGCGCCAGATAGTCAGCAGGATCAGCGCATCGACGCCTTGATGCAGCGCGGTCAGCCCGTCGTGCGTATCGACATCGCTGAACCGTATGATCTGGCGCAGGAGTTCTTTCGCTGGGAGGTGGCCACGGCTGTCGCGGGCGCAGTCGTGGGCATCAATCCATTCGATCAACCGGACGTCGAGGCGAGCAAGGTCGAGACGCGCGCCTTGACTGACGCGTTCGACGCCACCGGTAAGCTGCCGGCGGAGCGCCCGCTCTGCGACGACGGGCTGCTGCAGGTGTTTACCGACGGCGCCAATGCGAGCGCGCTTGCCGTTGGCCAGGGAGGCGGCGTGCGCGACTGGCTGCGCGCTCATCTCTCTCAATTGCGGCCAGACGACTATTTCGCGTTGCTCGCATACCTGCAGATGAGCGACGGCAACATCGACGAGCTACAAGCGATCAGACACGCCGTGCGGCAGCGATTTCGCGTGGCGACCTGCCTGGGCTTCGGCCCGCGCTTCCTGCACTCCACGGGCCAAGCGTACAAGGGCGGCCCGAACAGCGGCGTCTTTCTCCAGGTCACGTGCGATGAAGCGGGGGATCTTCCCGTGCCAGGCCGTCGTTACACGTTCGGGGTCGTCAAGGCAGCGCAAGCACGAGGCGACTTCGACGTGCTGGCGGCGCGCGGGAGACGTGCGCTCCGTGTGCACCTGCCTGCCGACGTCCCGCGCGGGCTCAGGGCGCTTGGTGAGATGATCAGGGCTGCTCTCGAGTGA
- the gnd gene encoding decarboxylating 6-phosphogluconate dehydrogenase encodes MQIGMIGLGRMGGNMVRRLMGAGHTASVYDRSADAVDALVSEGASGTTSLEDLVTGLETPRVVWIMVPAGNPTEQTVDALAPLLTGGDIIIDGGNSYFKDDVRRAEALKPRGIQYVDVGTSGGVWGLERGYCLMIGGPAEAVSHLDPIFRALAPGDGGVSRTPGRSGEPVAAELGYLHCGPVGAGHFVKMVHNGIEYGLMQAFAEGFDILRSARLEQVPEAHRYELDLRDIAELWRRGSVVSSWLLDLTAQALVEQPDLERYSGFVQDSGEGRWTIFAAIEEAVPADVLAASLFARFRSRQERTFANQVLSAMREKFGGHQEPRG; translated from the coding sequence ATGCAAATTGGGATGATTGGTTTGGGCCGCATGGGCGGCAATATGGTTCGGCGATTGATGGGCGCCGGACATACCGCGTCCGTGTACGACCGCAGCGCGGACGCAGTCGACGCGCTCGTGTCAGAAGGCGCATCGGGCACGACGTCGCTCGAGGATCTCGTGACCGGGCTCGAGACACCGCGGGTAGTCTGGATTATGGTGCCCGCCGGCAACCCAACCGAGCAGACAGTCGACGCGCTCGCTCCGCTGCTCACCGGGGGCGACATCATCATCGACGGTGGCAACTCGTACTTCAAGGACGATGTGCGACGGGCGGAGGCGCTGAAGCCACGCGGCATTCAGTACGTGGATGTGGGAACCAGTGGCGGGGTGTGGGGGCTCGAGCGGGGCTACTGCCTGATGATCGGTGGTCCGGCCGAAGCCGTCAGCCATCTCGACCCGATCTTCCGGGCGCTTGCGCCGGGAGACGGCGGCGTGTCGCGCACACCAGGACGCAGCGGCGAGCCGGTTGCCGCCGAGCTCGGGTACTTGCACTGCGGCCCGGTTGGTGCCGGGCACTTTGTCAAGATGGTCCACAACGGCATCGAGTACGGTCTCATGCAGGCGTTTGCGGAAGGGTTCGACATCCTGCGCAGCGCGCGCCTCGAGCAGGTGCCAGAAGCGCACCGCTACGAGCTCGATCTCCGCGACATCGCCGAGCTGTGGCGACGGGGGAGCGTCGTCTCCTCCTGGCTGCTCGACCTCACGGCGCAAGCGCTCGTGGAGCAGCCAGACCTCGAGCGCTACTCTGGATTCGTTCAGGACTCGGGCGAAGGACGCTGGACGATCTTTGCCGCCATCGAGGAGGCGGTGCCGGCCGACGTGCTCGCCGCCTCACTGTTCGCGCGCTTCCGTTCGCGGCAGGAACGTACCTTCGCGAACCAAGTGTTGTCCGCGATGCGCGAGAAGTTCGGCGGGCATCAGGAGCCAAGGGGATAG
- a CDS encoding glucose-6-phosphate dehydrogenase, with the protein MADQELDTTVVEETRALEPTAKPAGACVMVIFGATGDLTKRKLLPALVNLHQEHLLDEPFAIVGVGRQAMSDDAFRDRMLQELAQFATRPLSASEKTWLCKRLTYVSGDTQDPDLYQRLAEHLAEVDRRNQTEGSYLFYLAMPPALFLPISKHLARAGLVRQANTHWRRVVIEKPFGHDLASARDLNRQVATCLGESQVYRIDHYLGKETVQNLMIFRFANGIFEPVWNRRYIDHVQISVAETVGVEQRGGYYEEAGALRDMVQNHLFMLLALTAMEPPSSFEAEAVRSERVKVLEAIAPFTPDEVRRYAVRGQYGDGTTADGEPLSAYRSESHVARDSKVETYAALRLIVENWRWAGVPFYLRTGKRLPKRVSEVAIHFKSPPFVMFRKTKVDSLRPNLLVVRIQPDEGISLRFQAKVPDQKLRLGTVKMDFHYQDYFGASPSTGYETLLYDAMMGDATLFHRADIVEEGWEKVTPLLDVWREEPAAEFPNYAAHTWGPEAADALLERDGRSWRRQ; encoded by the coding sequence ATGGCCGATCAGGAGCTGGACACGACCGTCGTCGAGGAGACGCGCGCGCTGGAGCCGACAGCGAAGCCGGCGGGGGCGTGCGTCATGGTGATCTTTGGGGCAACGGGCGACCTCACCAAGCGTAAGCTGCTGCCTGCGCTGGTCAATCTTCATCAGGAGCACTTGCTCGACGAACCCTTTGCCATTGTCGGTGTCGGTCGCCAGGCCATGAGCGATGACGCGTTTCGCGACCGGATGCTTCAGGAGCTCGCGCAATTCGCCACGCGCCCGCTCTCGGCGAGCGAGAAGACCTGGCTGTGCAAACGGCTGACGTATGTGAGCGGCGATACGCAGGATCCCGACCTCTACCAGCGCTTGGCCGAACACCTTGCGGAAGTCGACCGGCGCAATCAGACGGAGGGGAGTTACCTCTTCTATCTCGCGATGCCACCGGCACTCTTCCTGCCGATATCCAAGCACCTGGCTCGCGCCGGGCTGGTGAGACAAGCGAATACCCACTGGCGCCGCGTCGTGATCGAGAAGCCGTTTGGCCACGATCTCGCTTCCGCGCGAGACCTGAATCGCCAGGTCGCCACGTGTCTGGGCGAATCGCAGGTCTATCGCATCGATCACTACCTCGGGAAGGAGACGGTGCAGAACCTGATGATCTTCAGGTTCGCCAACGGCATCTTCGAGCCGGTGTGGAATCGTCGGTACATCGACCACGTGCAGATTAGCGTGGCGGAGACGGTCGGCGTGGAGCAGCGCGGCGGCTACTACGAGGAGGCGGGCGCGCTTCGTGACATGGTGCAAAACCACCTCTTCATGTTGCTCGCGCTCACCGCGATGGAGCCGCCGAGCTCTTTCGAGGCGGAGGCAGTACGCAGCGAGCGCGTCAAAGTGCTCGAAGCCATCGCGCCGTTCACGCCGGACGAGGTGCGCCGGTATGCGGTGCGCGGTCAGTACGGGGACGGGACAACAGCCGATGGTGAGCCCCTCTCCGCCTATCGCAGCGAGAGCCACGTGGCCCGCGACTCGAAGGTGGAGACGTACGCGGCGCTGCGGCTCATCGTGGAGAACTGGCGGTGGGCCGGCGTGCCCTTCTATCTCAGAACCGGCAAGCGGCTCCCGAAGCGCGTGTCCGAGGTCGCCATCCATTTCAAGAGCCCGCCATTCGTCATGTTCCGTAAGACGAAGGTCGACAGCCTTCGTCCAAACCTTCTCGTCGTCCGGATTCAGCCGGACGAAGGCATCTCGCTGCGGTTCCAGGCCAAGGTTCCGGATCAAAAGCTGCGACTGGGCACCGTCAAGATGGACTTCCACTACCAGGACTACTTCGGCGCGAGCCCTTCGACCGGTTACGAAACACTGCTCTACGATGCCATGATGGGAGATGCGACGCTGTTCCACCGCGCCGACATCGTCGAGGAGGGCTGGGAGAAGGTCACGCCCCTGCTCGACGTGTGGCGCGAGGAGCCAGCCGCGGAGTTTCCGAATTATGCGGCGCACACGTGGGGCCCAGAGGCCGCCGATGCCCTGCTGGAGCGCGACGGACGGAGCTGGCGCCGGCAGTGA
- a CDS encoding sodium:solute symporter family protein, whose amino-acid sequence MSPLAVVVFAYPLAMVAVSLWRSRRIKSHEDFMVAGRSVSVPLLVGTLVCTWIGSGSLFGGAGLAYRSGLAELWFSFGGWVGLVVAFFIAGRVRRIAQYTVPDLLEQRYNATARVLGTVAIILAYVTIAAYQFRGGGWVLSIVTDGAIDATTGLYITAAVIVLFTALAGMVSIVTVDILNGVIITLGVLFALPYMVVQLGGVASVVSLLPAEHVTPLGGHNALWAVGVALPTFLLLLGESGMYQKFFSAKDERSARLAVLGMVVGIVVIEVALALLAITGRAAYPRLMEETSIVGRAASETVILYVARHGLPMIGGAMLLSAAVAIVLSTGNTFLLVPSTNASRDIFQRFIKPDAKEKQLINLQRAFIVIFGALGLVLLTQFQTVLSMALYAYSLVGASLTPALLAAFLWKRVTPQGGVACIAGGLGAIIGIGLLGRSGLDFSMNIGGTDFDFASSDYIVIPGVIVSCLLLIVVSLLTKPSPREKWEPFFSTPARGA is encoded by the coding sequence GTGAGCCCTCTGGCCGTGGTCGTCTTCGCGTATCCGCTGGCGATGGTTGCCGTTAGCCTCTGGCGCTCTCGCAGGATCAAGAGCCACGAGGACTTCATGGTGGCCGGCCGCTCCGTTTCCGTACCGCTGCTGGTTGGGACGTTGGTCTGCACCTGGATCGGTTCCGGCTCCCTATTCGGCGGTGCCGGGTTGGCCTATCGTAGCGGTCTCGCCGAGCTGTGGTTCTCGTTTGGCGGCTGGGTGGGGCTCGTCGTCGCCTTCTTCATTGCGGGCCGCGTACGGCGGATCGCCCAGTACACGGTCCCTGATCTTCTCGAGCAGCGCTACAACGCGACGGCTCGTGTGCTGGGAACGGTCGCGATCATCCTCGCTTACGTCACGATTGCTGCCTATCAGTTCCGCGGCGGCGGCTGGGTGCTGTCGATCGTGACCGACGGCGCAATCGACGCGACGACCGGCCTCTACATCACCGCGGCAGTCATCGTGCTGTTCACGGCGCTGGCCGGCATGGTCTCGATCGTCACCGTTGATATCCTCAACGGTGTCATCATCACGCTTGGCGTGCTCTTCGCACTCCCTTACATGGTGGTCCAGCTTGGGGGCGTCGCCAGCGTAGTGTCCCTGTTGCCAGCCGAGCACGTGACGCCCCTCGGCGGGCACAACGCACTGTGGGCCGTGGGCGTCGCCCTGCCCACGTTCCTCTTGCTGTTGGGCGAAAGCGGGATGTATCAGAAGTTCTTCTCGGCCAAAGATGAGCGGTCGGCACGCCTTGCCGTCCTCGGGATGGTGGTCGGGATCGTGGTCATCGAAGTAGCGTTGGCGCTTCTCGCCATCACCGGGCGTGCCGCCTACCCGCGGTTGATGGAGGAGACGTCGATTGTTGGTCGTGCGGCGTCCGAGACGGTCATTCTCTACGTGGCGCGGCACGGCTTGCCGATGATCGGCGGAGCGATGCTGCTGAGCGCGGCGGTGGCCATCGTGTTGTCGACGGGCAACACGTTCCTCCTCGTGCCCTCGACCAACGCCAGCCGCGATATCTTCCAGCGGTTCATCAAGCCGGACGCCAAGGAAAAGCAGCTGATCAACCTGCAGCGGGCGTTCATTGTCATCTTTGGCGCGCTGGGGCTCGTGCTGCTGACGCAGTTCCAAACCGTGCTGTCCATGGCGCTCTATGCCTACTCGTTGGTCGGCGCGAGCCTCACGCCGGCGCTCTTGGCTGCCTTCCTGTGGAAGCGGGTGACGCCCCAAGGCGGGGTCGCCTGCATCGCCGGGGGACTGGGAGCGATCATCGGCATCGGGCTGCTCGGCCGGAGTGGCCTCGACTTCAGCATGAACATTGGCGGCACGGACTTCGACTTCGCCAGCAGCGACTACATCGTCATCCCGGGCGTGATCGTCTCCTGTCTGCTCTTGATTGTGGTGAGCTTGTTGACCAAGCCGTCACCGCGCGAGAAGTGGGAGCCGTTCTTCTCGACGCCGGCGCGAGGAGCCTGA
- a CDS encoding NAD-dependent epimerase/dehydratase family protein gives MTDLNGQDRPRVLVTGGAGFLGINLIRYLHARGYDLVSLDITDFTYPDIASEISIIQGDIRVRADVERAIAGCAHVVHCAAALPLYSSRDIYTTDVEGTRLVLEVARRSDVERAVHISSTAVYGIPDHHPVVEDDRLEGVGPYGQAKVQAEMVALEQRAKGLCVPILRPKSFVGPERLGVFALLYDWALDGRHFPMIGRGHNRYQLLDVEDLCEVIHLCLTLPRERVNDTFNIGAKEFATMREDYQAVLTYAGKGKRIIGFPAAPAVWSLRALEKLGLSPLYKWVYETACHDSFVGIEKATHVLGFTPKYSNREALIRNFQWYIAHRHEFAEASGVSHRLPWRQGALGLIKKFF, from the coding sequence ATGACGGATCTCAACGGACAGGACCGTCCGCGCGTCCTCGTGACCGGCGGAGCGGGGTTTCTCGGCATCAATCTCATTCGTTATCTCCACGCGCGCGGGTACGATCTCGTTTCCCTCGACATCACTGACTTCACCTATCCAGATATCGCCAGCGAGATCAGCATCATCCAGGGGGACATTCGCGTCCGGGCCGACGTGGAACGCGCCATCGCGGGATGCGCACACGTCGTGCACTGCGCGGCAGCGCTGCCGCTCTACAGCTCCAGGGACATCTACACGACGGACGTCGAGGGCACGCGCCTGGTGTTGGAGGTCGCACGGCGGTCGGACGTCGAACGTGCGGTCCACATTTCCTCGACCGCGGTCTACGGCATCCCGGACCATCATCCGGTCGTCGAAGACGATCGCCTCGAGGGGGTTGGTCCGTACGGCCAGGCCAAGGTGCAGGCCGAAATGGTGGCACTGGAGCAGCGCGCCAAGGGCCTCTGCGTGCCGATTCTCAGGCCGAAGTCGTTTGTCGGACCCGAGCGCCTCGGCGTGTTTGCGCTGCTCTACGATTGGGCGCTCGACGGTCGTCACTTTCCCATGATCGGCCGCGGGCACAACCGCTACCAGCTCCTCGATGTCGAAGATCTCTGTGAGGTGATCCATCTGTGCCTCACGCTGCCACGCGAGCGCGTGAACGACACGTTCAACATCGGCGCCAAGGAATTTGCGACGATGCGCGAGGACTATCAAGCGGTGCTGACCTACGCGGGTAAAGGCAAGCGAATCATCGGCTTCCCCGCTGCGCCGGCCGTGTGGAGTCTTCGGGCGCTCGAGAAGCTAGGCCTTTCACCGCTTTACAAGTGGGTCTACGAAACGGCGTGTCACGACTCGTTCGTCGGTATCGAGAAAGCGACGCACGTTCTGGGCTTTACGCCGAAGTACTCCAATCGGGAGGCTCTCATCCGCAACTTCCAGTGGTACATCGCTCACCGCCACGAGTTTGCGGAGGCCTCCGGTGTCTCACATCGTTTGCCCTGGCGTCAAGGCGCGCTAGGGCTGATCAAGAAGTTCTTCTAG
- a CDS encoding oxidative damage protection protein — MSADTPEPANPRLVKCVKLGRELPGLDEPPWPGELGRRIYENVSAEAWQMWEERMRMILNEYRLMPWQKEAQDLMARYMEEFFFGESAAPPPGYVPEGQR; from the coding sequence ATGAGCGCAGACACACCGGAACCCGCCAACCCGCGCCTCGTGAAGTGCGTGAAGCTCGGGCGCGAGCTGCCGGGTCTGGACGAGCCACCGTGGCCCGGCGAGCTCGGCCGGCGCATTTACGAGAACGTGTCGGCCGAGGCGTGGCAGATGTGGGAGGAGCGCATGCGCATGATCCTCAATGAGTACCGCCTAATGCCCTGGCAGAAGGAGGCACAAGATCTCATGGCGCGCTACATGGAGGAGTTTTTCTTTGGTGAGAGCGCCGCGCCACCACCCGGCTATGTGCCCGAAGGTCAGCGCTGA
- a CDS encoding BamA/TamA family outer membrane protein — protein MAHEGIPPPRRLATPACRSAGQVLAYLIAAWLCALPASAQEETLHVERLSFTGVQHVDVDDLESVLATRESSWLPWGRKHRLVSDQLQADLGRIAAYYADRGYPQARVTRYDVRREEGAGNGVSITIHVDEGEPVLLEEVQFYGFESLSPDDMARLKAAVPLRVGQPRRVTDLQASRSRALALLRERGYAYATVDTLEAQGSAPARIYVILAATAGPQARFGPITIAGNHTLRGRNVLEQLVFKEGEPYQWSKLQDSQRRLYQLELLQFANIETTRGGEGQPVDVPVQITVSEGKPRRLSLGLGFGSEEKARATLNWRHVNFYGGARKAGIETKFSSLDRGVRVSFEEPSWGRYGLVLSTSVQSWFSDETAYDLATSGGRVTLTKELGWRDPVRQRQATTTASLSLVNEYEDYQISNEALLDPEFRDTLIALGLDPTTGEGEGVLRAIALDFQHNTTANLLNANSGYIAAVHLEQAGRWVSGDWDYFELTAEGRFYRPLAGRAVLAVRGRAGSFFGADDIELHVPFFKRYFLGGSGSLRGWNRFQVAPLSRDGFPLGGHAVFESAVELRMPVMGNFSMVAFLDAGNVWANSWDFRLNDLRYAAGPGLRYQTPIGPVRADVGFQLNPILGLKVDGEPETRNWRLHFSIGQAF, from the coding sequence GTGGCGCACGAGGGCATCCCTCCTCCGCGACGTCTGGCCACACCGGCCTGCCGATCGGCTGGCCAGGTGCTTGCCTACCTCATTGCGGCATGGCTTTGTGCCTTGCCCGCCTCGGCGCAGGAGGAAACACTCCACGTCGAGCGCCTTAGTTTCACCGGTGTTCAGCACGTCGATGTCGACGACCTCGAGTCGGTCCTGGCCACCCGAGAGAGCAGTTGGCTACCGTGGGGGCGTAAGCACCGGTTGGTGTCCGACCAGCTCCAAGCCGACCTTGGACGCATTGCCGCGTACTATGCTGACCGCGGTTACCCACAGGCGCGCGTCACCCGCTACGACGTTCGCCGCGAGGAAGGGGCTGGCAACGGCGTTTCGATCACGATCCATGTAGACGAGGGTGAGCCGGTCCTCCTGGAGGAGGTGCAATTCTACGGCTTCGAGTCCTTATCGCCGGATGACATGGCACGCCTGAAGGCGGCGGTCCCGCTTCGCGTCGGTCAGCCTCGCCGCGTCACTGACCTGCAGGCGAGTCGCAGCCGCGCGCTCGCGTTGCTGCGCGAGCGCGGATACGCGTACGCGACGGTCGATACGCTCGAAGCGCAGGGCTCGGCTCCCGCGCGCATCTACGTCATCCTGGCCGCCACAGCGGGACCACAGGCGCGGTTCGGTCCGATCACCATCGCGGGCAACCACACACTGCGCGGTCGCAACGTCCTCGAGCAGCTCGTCTTCAAAGAAGGTGAGCCTTACCAATGGAGCAAGCTACAGGACAGCCAACGCCGCCTGTACCAACTCGAGCTCCTGCAGTTTGCCAACATCGAAACGACGCGCGGAGGCGAGGGTCAGCCGGTGGACGTGCCGGTCCAGATCACCGTCAGCGAAGGGAAGCCCAGGCGTCTCAGCCTCGGGTTGGGATTTGGCAGTGAAGAGAAGGCACGCGCGACGCTGAACTGGCGGCATGTCAACTTCTATGGCGGCGCCCGGAAAGCGGGCATCGAGACGAAATTTTCGTCGCTCGACCGTGGCGTGCGTGTGAGCTTCGAGGAACCCTCGTGGGGACGGTATGGTCTTGTGCTGTCGACGAGCGTTCAGTCGTGGTTCTCAGACGAAACGGCTTATGACCTGGCGACCAGCGGCGGCCGCGTGACGCTCACCAAGGAGCTCGGTTGGCGGGATCCGGTGCGTCAGCGCCAGGCCACGACGACGGCGTCGCTGAGCCTGGTGAACGAGTACGAGGACTACCAGATCAGCAACGAAGCGCTGTTGGATCCCGAGTTCCGCGACACGCTCATCGCGCTCGGTCTCGATCCGACGACCGGAGAAGGGGAGGGCGTGCTCCGCGCGATCGCGCTCGATTTCCAACACAACACCACCGCGAACCTCCTCAACGCCAATAGCGGGTACATCGCTGCGGTTCATCTCGAGCAGGCAGGACGATGGGTCTCCGGTGACTGGGACTACTTCGAGCTCACGGCCGAAGGGCGCTTTTACAGGCCGCTCGCGGGCCGGGCCGTTCTGGCGGTGCGTGGCCGTGCCGGGAGCTTCTTCGGCGCCGATGACATCGAGCTGCACGTCCCATTTTTCAAGCGCTATTTTCTGGGCGGCTCCGGTAGTCTGCGTGGGTGGAACCGATTCCAGGTTGCGCCGCTCAGCAGGGACGGCTTTCCGTTGGGCGGCCATGCGGTGTTCGAGAGCGCGGTCGAGCTGCGCATGCCGGTCATGGGGAACTTTTCGATGGTCGCGTTTCTCGATGCAGGCAACGTCTGGGCGAATTCGTGGGACTTCCGGCTGAACGACCTTCGCTACGCGGCTGGCCCAGGCCTTCGCTATCAAACACCCATAGGGCCCGTCCGTGCCGATGTCGGTTTCCAACTGAATCCAATACTAGGTCTGAAGGTGGATGGCGAACCGGAAACACGGAACTGGCGGCTGCATTTCAGCATTGGGCAAGCATTCTAA